From Equus quagga isolate Etosha38 chromosome 3, UCLA_HA_Equagga_1.0, whole genome shotgun sequence, one genomic window encodes:
- the DDIT4L gene encoding DNA damage-inducible transcript 4-like protein, translated as MVATGSLSSKNPASISELLDGGFHRGSLLNDFDYWDYVVPEPNLSEVIFEETTCQNLVKMLENCLSKSKQTKLGCSKVLVPEKLTRRIAQDVLRLSSTEPCGLRGCVMHVNLEIENVCKKLDRIVCDSSVVPTFELTLVFKQESCSWTSFRDFFFSRGRFSSGLKRTLILSSGFRLVKKKLYSLIGTTVVEEC; from the exons ATGGTTGCGACCGGCAGTTTGAGCAGTAAGAACCCGGCCAGCATTTCAGAGCTGCTGGACGGTGGCTTCCACCGGGGGAGCCTGTTAAATG ATTTTGACTACTGGGATTATGTTGTTCCTGAACCCAACCTCAGTGAGGTGATATTTGAGGAGACAACTTGCCAGAATTTGGTTAAAATGCTGGAGAACTGTCTGTCCAAATCAAAGCAAACCAAACTCGGTTGCTCCAAAGTCCTTGTCCCGGAGAAACTGACCCGGAGAATCGCGCAGGACGTGCTGCGGCTGTCGTCCACTGAGCCCTGCGGCCTGCGCGGGTGTGTGATGCACGTGAACCTGGAGattgaaaatgtatgtaaaaagcTGGATCGGATCGTGTGCGATTCTAGCGTGGTGCCCACTTTCGAGCTGACGCTTGTGTTTAAACAGGAGAGCTGCTCATGGACGAGCTTCAGGGACTTTTTCTTTAGTCGAGGGCGCTTCTCCTCTGGCCTCAAGCGAACTCTGATCCTGAGCTCAGGATTTCGACTTGTTAAGAAAAAGCTTTACTCCTTGATTGGAACCACAGTCGTTGAAGAGTGCTGA